The DNA segment GGAAGTGGTCCAAGGTTGCCCCGGAGTAATAGACTTTTCAAATTACAAAGATTTCAGAAAGGTCATGGCTTTCTGCTGCAGCCATATGACTATAGTTAGCCACGCATTATTGATTTTATTGCCTTATTAGAATCTTTTTCGGCCTTGGTGGCTCATATATACAAGTACAGTCTAGAACAGCACTTTAATATTAAACTGATTTTCACCCACAGCAATAATTGCATACAGAAGTTGAACAGGGGCAATAAAAAGAAAGGCAAACAGTGTGGTGGCTAAGCACTCTGCTGTTTgtatttctttttattgcaaCAGTACACAAAGCGCTCAGATGTATATTTTTAATATTAAATTTCACATGTCAACCTCCTAGATTTCAAGTAATCCACGAAGCTTCTAGTACAGTAAAAATCATGTTCCCAAGCCTCATGCAATTGTGCTacagaaattaattttttttttcttgtttcagctCCGCAACTAAGGAACAACCTTCgacaaaagtttagagcccacaGGGCTTCTAAGCCATGTAGCAACTTATAGCATGCGGAAGTCCTCAGTATCAAGGGAGCAGCACCTGATTTCCTCTTACATtgaagagatctggaatgctgaGGATGCATAATGAGCCACACAATGATAATGAGACACGGTAATGAGACACATAATGACTCTGGCACTCACCTATCCCAAGGCAGTGGCGGTTCAACTCCAGGAATTGCACTGTTCAAGTACACCGTCAGAAATGTCGCAGTAAACATCCCCATGCCATAGAAAGCAGCAATCCAAAATTCATCTGTGGATCCATATTACAGAAACAAGTCATTTATGAATACAATATAATAAAAAAGTTATCTGTTCTCTTTGCATTTCTCCAGTTTTTTGTAATGAGGACCACAAATTAGTGAAGGTGACATGGATATAATAAAACAAGGCCACAATAAATATTAAGTACGTTTTGCCCGTATGTGCACCTTGAGGTTGAGATTCACCAAACAAGTCAAGAAAGCAAACACTTTAATAACGAGTTTGCATTAACAACTCTACACAATGAGAACAGTTGAGCTACTGTGAGCTGGTACATGACATTTAAAACACTGCAACATAGAGGGCCAGACGTGTCCCTTAGTAACATTTATTTTATTCCTAATGCAGCACCACAAGGGCATCATTGCAAGGAGTACAttccagaaaaaaacaagcaTCAAATACTAATttacgaaaaacatttattgcatgTAAAGCAATGACTCATCTCATCTTTTTATTTTAGGTATCATGTGGACAACAAGAACGTGCACTTGATTGTTACCTGAAGGTGTGAATGAGTATGCCAGATAGTCCGACAACGAATATGTCGTGAGAGCTCGAAAACAGTTTTCTAGAACATAAAACAGATGAAGCATGTCAGTTCAGCACAAAGGTGTCTTTCAGTGCATCTAAGAAGTACAGTAATGAGCAATATAAGAGGGAACAAACTTTTTGCACAAAATTGCGAATTTCTTGGTTATTTCACCACTAAATTTGAGAATGGCTTTTGGATATTATATGCCAGGAGAACTAATTATTATTAGGGGAAAAGAGAGAAACCTGTGCTTGGTACACACAATTATGAAATAATCAAATGAATACTCAAACTTAGTTTCCTTTCATATTGCTCACAACTGTACTTCTTTCACGTTGGAACCCAGAACTTAAGCACTTTCTTTTCATTATTACAGGGCTTTTAACTGCTAAATGAAGTAGATATCAGCAGCTTTTTTACTGCCTAGACTGGCTCATGGAATTTGATACAATATCACTGGCAATACTACTATTACACTAACAAATTAAGAATGATCACCTATACACAATAGAGTTCCTTCTAGAACTGAAAAGAAAAGGCAGTGTCTATCCTACTCACAGCCAGTAGAAACATTGGGCTGAATTTCCCCTAGAACTCTAGTCTGATTGGCTACTTAGGCCCAGATTCGCCCAACAATGTTCATTTTGGCTGCAGCCAGCAGAACTACCAGAATGATCAGGCACCAGCGAATGATCGGCTCTATAATAGTTGAACTTAAACAGTCATTAAGaacaaactgaagttggcctgtaacAATAGGGTACTGTGTTCTAATCAtgaagagaccactctcaccgaaaatggagctttttttataagctagaaaagaccaagaaATGAAATATAGGTGCCGCCACCAGCGACAGATTTCAAAAGTAATACAAAAATGCGCTTCTACACGAATTGTTAGGTGCAGATCCCAATGGCTgcgctacactgccattcacttcaaaacggtgtcAGCCTATTCTTTTTTGGTAACAGTGATGCCCACATTACAAATTTTCTCTACATAACGGGTTTTTTGTTGTCGTTCAGAGAACTAGCATTTCTTTACAGAAATCTAGGAAATTTTTGCTTTCTGTAATCTTGTGTCACTGTACAGCCTAATGAAAGACGCAGAGTGTAAAATCAGTAGTCTGTAAGTGTAAAAATATAAAAATCGCTCAGTGCTGATCTCCTCATTCCTTTTTGAAAAACTCAGGGGACTGCAAGAGGTGACTTCTGATATTAGCATTAGCTTATCGTTACGACCATGACGGCTGCTGCAGCGTGAAAGGAAATGTGAAATATTGTATCCTTTGGAACTCATATCTAGTTTAGCGCCAACGGCATACTTTCTCCCTGCCAGTATTTCCTTGCAAGCTGCAGGCATCAGAAAGTCAATGGAAAGTTCTGGAATGACAGATCCAGTAGTACGATTCCAAGTAAAACCATAGCTATTGGTGAGTAAGAAAGTTccctgctttctctactgccaaGTGTGTGACACAGATTACAAAACAAGGATATCTGACATATATCGCAATTTTGGAAGAATTATACCATAACCAAAACGTTGTGGACCTGCATCGCCATACAAGCTAAGATATATATTCACGCTTTCAGGAAGTAGTAAAACGTGGCAAAGAGGCAGAAATCTGCCTGGCTTCCCCTCTTGGAGAGCAAAACCTGTTGTTTCATTCTATAGGGAACTTTGTTGTTATTATTAGTTTGATATTAGTATTAGTTGATTAAGAGgatgacgtgcaatgcacagcgcgagtgtgtgttgcagtttaacacaaggcatgttcggctgcggtgatagcctagtgctttcatgcagtggccagcaaagctgatctttTGCTCCGCTGCGGATTTGAATTGTAGTCGCGGatgtttgatttatttttatttatttcacttggcacaaacccacaagcACCGCAAGCATACACACATCGCAATATCTTGCTCGgtgtttacccatcggaatactGCTTTCCAATTCcatggagttgtcctcagtgttccCTTGCTACTTCTGTCGTCCTTCTCGGCTGCTGAGAACTTCCGAGTCCAAAGCTTAAAAGATCGCAATCCACGTGGCTTGATATAACCGAAAACGGAAGCAGTAAACGATAGTTTACGCTAAGTGCGACAAAAGGCTGAGTGAAAGTTCCGTAGGGGTTTGCTGTGGTACAGAGGGCGCGCGCGGGTGACCCCAAGTCTCAGCTCGCCAACTCAACCCGCTGCTCATAGTGCGCATCATTTACCGTCTTTGCTTGGCCTTTTCGCGATTTATCATTATTTTTCTCCGCTAGTACACTCACAGTTAACTTCACCGAGTTCGACATTAAAATACGCCGCGATCTCATCGCGCTGATTTTATGCATTATAGAATGGAAAGCTGGTTTTCAGATGGCTCAAAAGATTGCCTAGATATGTCCCTGCTTGCAGTTGCTTGCATACCAAGCAGCAGTGGAGTTTCTGTCGATGAAAATTTGAACACATGCGGCGCAGCAGGGAACAGTCGAAGCACTGTTTCCTGGCGACCGAACGTGAAAGAACCGAAATAATCGAAATAATCACTGTTTTCATGGCAAGAGGTCACGCAGTTTTCTGCCGTCAATCGAAGACGAGTGCCGGGAAAATTTTAGCCTGGAAATTCTGCCGGCTAACGGTAGAATAGACATGAATATGGTGTAAAGCGCTTGGCAGAATTAAGTTTACGCGTACAGCAGAATAACGTTCGCGCAAGGAGCATAAACTGTAGTTCAGGAGTACGCCTCTTTAGGGCCTTATCTGAACAAGTACTCGAAGCAGGGAATACTAACGGCAATGATGCGAGacgaaaaaattggaggatgcttaagcttcgtctttaagagtgggacgcgacagcgtgttgcagcgttgccaaggggcccagggaacgccatcgcccgtttggcgcgacgccttgcctgttggacaatttaaggaaaaggaaatgccgcctgtctcacatatctcagtggacacccgaaccgcgccgtaagggaaggaatatttccgacgcgccgTGCCGACAACTacaactactacgacgccgactgcatttcgaccgaacgagctgtacacgCTGTCGCGTAACAGTTACACACGGCCATATACCGGCATGACCTTTTGCTGCTGAGCTAAAATAGCGTTTTAAACACAGAAGCTTAACTGCTCCCTCCAAAACAGCGAGGTCTGGGTAACGCAGGACAGCATGTTCACTGAACGAGTCACCGAACAATGCGAATATATTTCAGGCGAGATTGGACGCAGTGCCAATATAAGCAACTGCTAGATGTGCATTCTAGCATGATGTCACCTTTGCTGCAGAATACAATAGCGTGGACGACAGCGAGCAGTACCAGCAGCAGCAGTCCGGTGAGTAGGGCGGAGCGAAACGCACGCTCCGAGAAACTTTCTGTAAGTTCAGAGACATAACGGCTGTCGCTTGACTTCGATGAATCTTCATCAGGCACCTCTTGTTTACGGTCGAAAGCCATTTCTGTCCAGCCAACTACACAATTAACGAACAGAACAGTTTTTTGCAGAGCACGCAATAGAATACACTGGCTAATGCCTCCTCAAGAACATGCCAGAAGCGTCTCTTCGATTTCAATGGATCTCGATATCGCGTCGACAATGCGCAGACTGGCCactaggcggcgctaaaagatgaccctcaatttcggtttcaatggctgggagaatGTAATGCGCGGCTCTCGATCATtctgtttcattcttttttcggctTTCAGCGACAATATTTATTTCGTTAAcgacaaaaacatgtttttgaatgtctcagagtgcagcaaatgcttaaaatGTCTAAGCTGACTTCCAGACATTACTGAAAGAgaatcatcagtttcgatttcgaaatctaaaagcgtgctgtgcaTCCCggtctatcatgccgttaggaccttttgtctacTGCATAACTAGTAACTTTTGAACGGTTTGCAACGAAAGGAgcatgttcgaaacatccatattgcagcaAATGCTAGAAGTGCCTATAAAtaccgcaaaataagtatttacactgcatgatgcattgTTGCATatattgtactgttgccaatggcaagaaataaaCTACTTCGGACtagcaaaaagagaaaataatccatgagatagaataaggacaggaggaagtccggaattacctgagctctcaaatGTAGCCAGGTGACCAGTGGCAAAGGAGGACTGTATATGGCGCTCAATGAacggaagccggagacgtcgcggtaacttgcCTGGGGAGTGCCTCCAAGCGcagttttacgttttttttaatacTCACACGTCGCTCGCCATCTCTGGTACTCCCCTtcttccagttgtcatttcatcaacgcacgtacgtgcttgtcatttggataaatccggtcagtcaggcctgcttTGTTACTCgacgtcactgtgcgcgtgtgcatcacacaggaacctagtgagctgtgtttcttgcgaagagaatagagaagaggggcatgggtttatttgaaatttgtcaacgttattcaaggaggtaccgttcggcgaaagctcgttgGAAAAATGCCGAAAAACAGCGCAGCTAGGCTgccctccaagatctgcttcgcccgatcgaaacatctctcgcaatgcttcgcagcaagattgtaacaaaCGCGCgtttcgcaaagttctaagaacattagatataaGGGATGCgccccctgcgggccagcgactccccaggcaagttaccgcgacgtctccggcttccattcattgagcgccatatgcagtcctcctttgccaCTGGCCACCttgctacagttgagagctcaggtaattctggacttcctcctgtccttattctatctcatggattattttctctttttgctaGTCCGAAGTAGTTTATTTCTtccattggcaacagtacaatatATGCAACAATGCATCATGctgtgtaaatacttattttgcggtaTTTATAGCCACTTCTAGCATTtgctgcaatatggatgtttcgaacatgcTCCTTTCGTTGCAAACCGTTCAAAAGTTACTAGTTATGCAGTAGaaaaaaggtcctaacggcatgatagatcggggtgcacagcacgcttttagatttcgaaatcgaaactgatgattcTCTTTCAGTAATGTCTGGAAGTCAGCTTAGACACTTTaggcatttgctgcactctgagacatTCAAAAACATGTCTTTGTCGTTAACGAACAAAAAATTGTTGCTGAAAGtcgaaaaaagaatgaaacagaATGATCGGGAGCCGCGCATTACattctcccagccattgaaaccgaaattgagggtcatcttttagcgcagcctagcggccagtctgcgcattGTCGACGCGATCTCGAGATCCATTGAAATCGAAGAGACGCTTCTGGCATGTTCTTGAGGAGGCATTAGCCAGTGTATTCTCGGCGCTATATTTGCGTGCTCTGCAAAAAACTGTTGTGTTCGTTAATTGTGTAGTTGGCTGGACAGAAATGGCTTTCGACCGTAAACAAGAGGTGCCTGATGAAGATTCATCGAAGTCAAGCGACAGCGGTTATGTCTCTGAACTTACAGAAAGTTTCTCGGAGCGTGCGTTTCGCTCCGCCCTACTCACCGGACTGCTGCTGCTAGTACTGCTCGCTGTCGTCCACGCTATTGTATTCTGCAGCAAAGGTGACATCATGCTAGAATGCACATCTAGCAGTTGCTTATATTGGCACTGCGTCTAATCTCGCCTGAAATATATTCGCATTGTTCGGTGACTCGTTCAGTGAACATGCTGTCCTGCGTTACCCAGACCTCGCTGTTTTGGAGGGAGCAGTTAAGCTTCTGTGTTTAAAACGCTATTTTAGCTCAGCAGCAAAAGGTCATGCCGGTATATGGCCGTGTGTAACTGTTACGCGACAGcgtgtacagctcgttcggtcgaaatgccgtcggcgtcgtagtagttgtAGTTGTCGGCAcggcgcgtcggaaatattccttcccttacggcgcggttcgggtgtccactgagatatgtgagacaggcggcatttccttttccttaaattgtccaacaggcaaggcgtcgcgcaaaacgggcgatggcgttccgtgggccccttggcaacgctgcaacacgctgtcgcgtcccactcttaaaagacgaagcttaagcatcctccaattttttcgtCTCGCATCATTGCCGTTAGTATTCCCTGCTTCGAGTACTTGTTCAGATAAGGCCCTAAAGAGGCGTACTCCTGAACTACAGTTTATGCTCCTTGCGCGAACGTTATTCTGCTGTACGCGTAAACTTAATTCTGCCAAGCGCTTTACACCATATTCATGTCTATTCTACCGTTAGCCGGCAGAATTTCCAGGCTAAAATTTTCCCGGCACTCGTCTCCGATTGACGGCAGAAAACTGCGTGACCTCTTGCCATGAAAACAGTGATTATTTCGATTATTTCGGTACTTTCACGTTCGGTCGCCAGGAAAGAGTGCTTCAAATGTTCCCTGCTGCGCCGCATGAGTTCAAATTTTCATCGACAGAAACTCCACTGCTGCTTGGTATGCAAGCAACTGCAAGCAGGGACATATCTAGGCAATCTTTTGAGCCATCTGAAAACCAGCTTTCCATTCTATAATGCATAAAATCAGCGCGATGAGATCGCTGCGTATTTTAATGTCGAACTCGATGAAGTTAATTGTGAGTGTACTAGCGGAGAAAAATAATGATAAATCGCGAAAAGGCCAAGCAAAGACGGTAAATGATGCGCACTATGAGCAGCGGGTTGAGTTGGCGAGCTGAGACTTGGGGGCACCCGCGCGCGCCCTCTGTACCACTGCAAACCCCTACGGAACTTCTTCACTCAGCCTTTTGTCGCACTTAGCGTAAACTATCGTTTACTGCTTCCGTTTTCGGTTATATCAAGCCACTTGGATTGCGATCTTTTAAGCTTTGGACTCGGAAGTTCTCAGCAGCCGAGAAGGACGACAGAAGTAGCAAGggaacactgaggacaactccatgGAATTGGAAAGCagtattccgatgggtaaacacCGAGCAAGATATTGCGATGTGTGTATGCTTGCGGTgcttgtgggtttgtgccaagtgaaataaataaaaataaatcaaacatCCGCGACTACAATTCAAACCCGCAGCGGAGCAaaagatcagctttgctggccactgcatgaaagcactaggctatcaccgcagccgaacatgccttgtgttaaactgcaacacacactcgcgctgtgcattgcacgtcatcCTCTTAATCAACTAATACTAATATCAAACTAATAATAATGACAAAGTTCCCTATAGAATGAAACAACAGGTTTTGCTCCCTAAGAGGGGAAGCCAGGCAGATTTCTGCCTCTTTGCCACGTTTTACCACTTCCTGAAAGCGTGAATATATATGTCAGCTTATATGGCGATCCAAGTCCACAACGTTTTTGTTATGGTATAATTCTTCCAACATTGCGATAAATGTCAGATATCCTTCCTTTGTAATCTTTGTCACACACttggcagtagagaaagcagggAATTTTCTTACTCACCGATAGCTATGGTTTTACTTGGAATCCTACTACTGGATCTGTCATTCCAAAACTTTTCATTGACTTTCTGATGCCTGCAGCTTGCAAGGAAATACTGGCAGAGAGAAAGTATGCTGTTGGCGCTAAACTAGATACGTGTTCCAAAGGATACAATATTTCACATTTCCTTTCACGCTGCAGCAGCCGTCATGGTCGTAACGATAAGCTAATGCTAACATCAGAAGTCACCTCTTGCAGTCCCCTGAGTTTTTCAAAAAGGAATGAGGAGATCAGCACTGAGCGATTTTTATATTTTTACACTTACAGACTACTGATTTTACACTCTGCGTCTTTCATTAGGCTGTACAGTGACACAAGATTACAGAAAGCAAAAATTTCCTAGATTTCTGTAAAGAAACGCTAGTTCTCTGAACGACAACAAAAAACCCGTTATGTAGAGAAAATTCGTAATGTGGGCATCACTGTCGCCGAAAAAGAATAGGTTgacaccgttttgaagtgaatggcagtgtagcgcAGCCATTGGGATCTGCACCTAACAATTCGTGTAGAAGCGCATTTTTGTATTACTTTTGAAATCTGTCGCTGGTGGCGGCACCTATATTTCATttcttggtcttttctagcttataaaaaaagctccattttcggtgagagtggtctcttcaTGATTAGAACACAGTACCCTATTGttgcaggccaacttcagtttgttCTTAATGACTGTTTAAGTTCAACTATTATAGAGCCGATCATTCGCTGGTGCCTGGTCATTCTGGTAGTTCTGCTGGCTGCAGCCAAAATGAACATTGTTGGGCGAATCTGGGCCTAAGTAGCCAATCAGACTAGAGTTCTAGGGGAATTTCAGCCCAATGTTTCTGCTGGCTGTGAGTAGGATAGACACTGCCTTTTCTTTTCAGTTCTAGAAGGAACTCTATTGTCTATAGGTGATCATTCTTAATTTGTTAGTGTAATAGTAGTATTGCCAGTGATATTGTATCAAATTCCATGAGCCAGTCTAGGCAGTAAAAAAGCTGCTGATATCTACTTCATTTAGCAGTTAAAAGCCCTGTAATAATGAAAAGAAAGTGCTTAAGTTCTGGGTTCCAACATGAAAGAAGTACAGTTGTGAGCAATATGAAAGGAAACTAAGTTTGAGTATTCATTTGATTATTTCATAATTGTGTGTACCTAGCACAGGTTTCTCTCTTTTCCCCTAATAATAATTAGTTCTCCTGGCATATAATATCCAAAAGCCATTCTCAAATTTAGTGGTGAAATAACCAAGAAATTCGCAATTTTGTGCAAAAAGTTTGTTCCCTCTTATATTGCTCATTACTGTACTTCTTAGATGCACTGAAAAACACCTTTGTGCTGAACTGACATGCTTCATCTGTTTTATGTTCTAGAAAACTGTTTTCGAGCTCTCACGACATATTCGTTGTCGGACTATCTGGCATACTTATTCACACCTTCAGGTAACAATCAAGTGCACGTTCTTGTTGTCCACATGATACCTAAAATAAAAAGATGAGATGAGTCATTGCTTTAcatgcaataaatgtttttcgtaaATTAGTATTTGAtgcttgtttttttctggaaTGTACTCCTTGCAATGATGCCCTTGTGGTGCTGCATTAGGAATAAAATAAATGTTACTAAGGGACACGTCTGGCCCTCTATGTTGCAGTGTTTTAAATGTCATGTACCAGCTCACAGTAGCTCAACTGTTCTCATTGTGTAGAGTTGTTAATGCAAACTCGTTATTAAAGTGTTTGCTTTCTTGACTTGTTTGGTGAATCTCAACCTCAAGGTGCACATACGGGCAAAACGTACTTAATATTTATTTTGGCCTTGTTTTATTATATCCATGTCACCTTCACTAATTTGTGGTCCTCATTACAAAAAACTGGAGAAATGCAAAGAGAACAGAtaacttttttattattttgtattCATAAATGACTTGTTTCTGTAATATGGATCCACAGATGAATTTTGGATTGCTGCTTTCTATGGCATGGGGATGTTTACTGCGACATTTCTGACGGTGTACTTGAACAGTGCAATTCCTGGAGTTGAACCGCCACTGCCTTGGGATAGGTGAGTGCCAGAGTCATTATGTGTCTCATTACCGTGTCTCATTATCATTGTGTGGCTCATTATGCATCCtcagcattccagatctcttcaATGTAAGAGGAAATCAGGTGCTGCTTCCTGGATACTGA comes from the Amblyomma americanum isolate KBUSLIRL-KWMA chromosome 1, ASM5285725v1, whole genome shotgun sequence genome and includes:
- the LOC144114085 gene encoding uncharacterized protein LOC144114085 isoform X2 is translated as MAFDRKQEVPDEDSSKSSDSRYVSELTESFSERAFRSALLTGLLLLVLLAVVHAIVFCSKENCFRALTTYSLSDYLAYSFTPSDEFWIAAFYGMGMFTATFLTVYLNSAIPGVEPPLPWDRSGGTITVSYAMCPLVGLMTFWWCHGALPLFLSTVIPLSLPTDLEDIWGSRCLVLLPS
- the LOC144114085 gene encoding uncharacterized protein LOC144114085 isoform X3, which gives rise to MAFDRKQEVPDEDSSKSSDSRYVSELTESFSERAFRSALLTGLLLLVLLAVVHAIVFCSKENCFRALTTYSLSDYLAYSFTPSDEFWIAAFYGMGMFTATFLTVYLNSAIPGVEPPLPWDRWCHGALPLFLSTVIPLSLPTDLEDIWGSRCLVLLPS
- the LOC144114086 gene encoding uncharacterized protein LOC144114086, with the protein product MAFDRKQEVPDEDSSKSSDSGYVSELTESFSERAFRSALLTGLLLLVLLAVVHAIVFCSKENCFRALTTYSLSDYLAYLFTPSDEFWIAAFYGMGMFTATFLTVYLNSAIPGVEPPLPWDRSGGTITVSYAMCPLVGLMTFWCTLFT
- the LOC144114085 gene encoding uncharacterized protein LOC144114085 isoform X4, which encodes MAFDRKQEVPDEDSSKSSDSRYVSELTESFSERAFRSALLTGLLLLVLLAVVHAIVFCSKENCFRALTTYSLSDYLAYSFTPSDEFWIAAFYGMGMFTATFLTVYLNSAIPGVEPPLPWDRSGGTITVSYAMCPLVGLMTFWCTLFT